One Trichomycterus rosablanca isolate fTriRos1 chromosome 12, fTriRos1.hap1, whole genome shotgun sequence DNA window includes the following coding sequences:
- the gpr156 gene encoding probable G-protein coupled receptor 156, which produces MEISPNCSADCDSGSCFIHPAVNNQQSRDVLLKLCTLSTRVVEVQSRSLSPVLCAVVWTLLSCGILLAFLFLIFTIRYKNNRIVKMSSPNLNILTLLGSVLTYTSGFLFAVEDRSPLLGTGARAVLQIRVWTLCIGSTLVFGPILGKTWRIYRVFTQRMPDRRVIIRDVQLMGLVALLVLVDVVVLAVWGLTDPVKCSRSVSAVVKVLEFDVRYTLSQLDSCSSYYTDLWFLLLSAVKASLMLYGTYLAGLTSNVSLPPVNQSLTIMAAVCLVSVSSAVVLPVCRYLYAWPNLVCGVMSGSIFVCTTTINCLMFVPQLTEWRQFEEELNPHAGQMAKYFSSPSRSMRSLYSEDEIYYLLGENNSMKRLISEKDAVIDSLQEQVNNAKDKLLKLMSVSHLQDEREMNSSTTNLNSSSTQTTVVAPEPSPSPLPIREEITLSVAFLPPHYKPPAAIPSSSSSASAYETPPEGLPPATPAPFSLLRASCTVLSPHSPDEVDRTSMKKLDSTYTLAAVNPSVDVPVDLHTNQGSVPLHPCLTSQTPGDGASSVEETAVPSLVRGCRQGFVSSKHLQEILHDLSVDAVSSSRRSPAGARRPSNPVHNDPAVKAVDSFSAVPPDSPPLQFYFPSISPYMMRKRRPPFNSCKNNSPPYYYPGSAPPGRRTNPKPTLTHSQPLGESHNKHDEGTEDQRWTEGSEARHDVQSRSRRRTRRNSCSGRRPISPSPRDGRVEKTGGVDSYGYSDSESSSSEDYCYYHRPYCEACRHSPSPSSSSETSDSEYEELCNPSHPVVNFKEDLKPTFV; this is translated from the exons ATGGAGATCAGTCCCAACTGCAGTGCCGACTGCGACTCTGGATCCTGCTTCATCCATCCTGCGGTCAACAACCAACAGAGCCGAGACGTCCTGCTGAAACTCTGCACTCTGtccacg agGGTTGTGGAGGTACAGAGCAGATCTTTGTCTCCGGTTCTGTGTGCCGTGGTTTGGACGCTGCTCTCCTGTGGGATCCTCCTGGCGTTCCTCTTCCTCATCTTCACCATCCGCTACAAAAACAACCG aataGTGAAGATGTCGAGTCCGAACCTGAACATTCTGACCCTGTTGGGGAGCGTTCTGACGTACACCAGTGGATTTTTGTTTGCTGTTGAGGACAGATCACCTTTACTGGGAACGGGTGCACGAGCGGtgctgcag ATACGAGTCTGGACGCTGTGTATCGGCAGCACTCTGGTGTTTGGACCCATCCTGGGGAAAACGTGGCGCATCTACAGGGTCTTCACCCAGCGCATGCCCGACAGACGAGTG ATCATTCGTGATGTACAGTTGATGGGTTTGGTGGCTCTGCTGGTACTGGTGGACGTGGTGGTCCTGGCTGTGTGGGGTCTGACCGACCCTGTTAAGTGTTCTCGATCGGTCAGTGCTGTTGTCAAG gtgcTTGAGTTTGATGTTCGGTACACGTTGTCCCAGTTGGACTCCTGCTCCTCTTACTACACAGACTTGTGGTTTCTTCTCCTTTCTGCAGTAAAG GCCAGTCTGATGTTATATGGTACATATCTGGCTGGACTGACCAGTAACGTCAGCCTGCCTCCAGTCAACCAGTCCTTGACCATTATGGCTGCTGTATGTCTGGTCAGTGTGTCCTCCGCTGTGGTCCTTCCTGTCTGTCGTTACCTGTACGCGTGGCCCAATCTGGTCTGCGGCGTGATGTCTGGATCCATCTTCGTCTGCACCACGACTATCAACTGTCTGATGTTCGTGCCTCAG TTGACCGAATGGAGGCAGTTTGAAGAGGAGTTGAACCCTCACGCTGGTCAGATGGCCAAGTACTTCAGCAGCCCCAGCCGAAGCATGCGCTCGCTGTACAGCGAGGACGAGATCTACTACCTGCTGGGAGAAAACAACTCCATGAAGAGGTTAATCAGCGAG AAAGACGCAGTGATCGACAGCCTTCAGGAGCAAGTGAACAACGCCAAGGATAAGCTTCTGAAGCTCATGTCTGTGAGCCACCTGCAGGACGAACGAGAAATGAACTCCTCAACCACCAACCTTAACTCTTCCTCCACCCAGACCACAGTGGTCGCCCCTGAGCCTTCTCCTTCTCCTCTTCCGATCAGAGAAGAGATCACTCTGTCTGTCGCTTTCCTGCCTCCACACTATAAGCCTCCTGCGGCGATCCCGTCTTCGTCCTCTTCAGCCTCCGCGTACGAGACGCCTCCTGAAGGTTTACCACCGGCCACTCCTGCTCCTTTCTCGCTGCTACGAGCGTCCTGTACTGTTCTGTCCCCTCACAGTCCGGATGAGGTTGACCGTACAAGTATGAAAAAATTGGACTCCACGTACACGCTGGCTGCGGTCAACCCATCAGTGGACGTTCCGGTTGACTTGCATACAAACCAGGGTTCCGTACCTCTTCATCCTTGCTTGACCAGTCAAACCCCAGGAGACGGAGCAAGCTCAGTGGAAGAGACCGCTGTTCCATCTTTGGTGAGGGGATGTCGACAGGGATTCGTCAGCAGCAAGCATCTGCAGGAGATTCTGCACGATTTGAGCGTGGATGCCGTGAGCAGCTCGCGTAGATCACCGGCCGGAGCGAGAAGACCTTCGAATCCCGTTCACAACGATCCCGCCGTAAAAGCCGTCGACAGCTTCTCCGCCGTCCCGCCCGATTCCCCTCCTCTGCAGTTCTACTTCCCCAGCATCTCGCCGTACATGATGAGAAAGCGCAGACCTCCCTTCAACTCCTGTAAAAACAACTCACCTCCCTACTACTACCCGGGCTCGGCGCCCCCCGGCCGCAGGACGAACCCCAAACCGACTTTAACGCATTCTCAGCCCCTCGGAGAATCACACAATAAACACGATGAAGGAACTGAGGACCAGAGATGGACTGAAGGCTCTGAGGCACGGCATGATGTCCAGTCACGATCGCGCAGACGAACTCGTAGAAACTCTTGTTCTGGAAGACGCCCAATAAGTCCTTCACCTCGTGACGGGCGTGTGGAGAAAACTGGAGGCGTAGATTCTTACGGATACTCGGACTCTGAGTCCAGCAGCTCGGAGGATTATTGCTACTACCACCGACCTTACTGCGAAGCCTGCAGACACAGTCCGTCACCCTCCAGCAGCTCGGAGACCTCCGACAGCGAGTATGAGGAACTCTGCAATCCCTCCCACCCCGTCGTCAACTTTAAAGAGGACCTGAAACCCACTTTTGTCTAA